The Juglans regia cultivar Chandler chromosome 6, Walnut 2.0, whole genome shotgun sequence genome contains the following window.
gttgcaagtttaattatttattttatattatgagtgtatgattaatttatttgtgttaaatgatcatatttatgttatttatgttatggtataataattttgttgtttttttattttatggtataataataattttgttgtttatttattttattgcatgtcattttaacttatttgttttatttatggcgGATTATTTAatcgttttatttattttattgtaaactaCTCCATTGGTTTTATTCATCTTGTcgtaagttaatttattttatttatgaaatttattttgcttgGATCGTTCTGGAATTATCTGGGAATTTAAGTGGGGTTGAGAATTACTTTTGACAGGAAGGATGGTGAGACCAAGAAGGCCAACTAATGTACCAGAAGATGAATTACCAAGGGGTGATGGAAACTACGCCATGGCTAGGGCGTTGAATAGAATGACGGAATTTCTCCAGCAGAACTTCCGACCGCAGCAGGGGGACCAGAGTAGAGCAGTGCAGGCTGGATGCACCTATGAGCGCTTCCTGGCGCATAGGACCCCTGCCTTTACTGGGGATGAGGATCCACTAAGAGCCAGGAGGTGGATTGAAGATCTTGAGAGAACATTCAAGGTCTGTGGGTGTACTGAACACCAAATGGTGTTGTATGGGAGTTATATGCTGCAAGGTGAAGCAGCTAATTGGTGGCAAACGAAGCGGCAACTCCTAGAAATGGAGTTGGGGTCTCTTGCTGCGGTGTCTTGGTAGCGTTTCAAAAGGGAGTTTGACGACCGCTTCTTTCCCATTTCGATGAGACGGCAAAAGGCCAGAGAGTTCAATGATTTGGTCCAAGGTGAtatgacggttgaacagtatgCAAGGAGATTCATGGAGCTTGGGCGGTTCGCTCCTCACCTTATTGCCACCGAAGAGCTACGGGTCGAGCGCTTTCAGGAGGGTCTGCGCCAAGATATACGCAGACAAGTGGCGTGTCTTCAGATTATGGAATTCCAGAAGCTGGTGGACTTGGCTAGTATTGCAGAGCGGGAGAACAGTTTTGCAATGGGCTCCCCTCCGTGCCAGAAAAGGCGTAGTTTTGCAGGTGAGGGAAGCAGTTCAGGATCTCCCCAAAAGATCATTCAGAGAGCTGGGGCCCGATCGCAGACAATCTCCGGTGTTCGTGCAGGAGGTCGGACTCTAGTGTGCCCTAGATGTAGTAGAGCCCATGAGGGCAACTGCGGTCAAAGAGGAATTCAATGCTATAAATGTGGCCAGCCAGGTCACTTTGCTCGGGAGTGTCCTCGTCGAGTTCAAGGAGAACAAGGAGCGCGAGGAGGTCGACGAGGTGGAAGGGGCAGCCAGAGACAAGTGGTACAAGCTCGGGTCTATGCCGTGACCCCAGGAGATGTGGACTATAAGGCCCCAGAGACCCACGATGCAGGGGTGATTACTAGTACATTTTCGGGTTTAAAATATTTGGGACTTATTGTTTGGTGTGAGTTGCTTGTTAAATTTCATTGGTGGTTGTTTGCTTCAGGTAGAGTTCGTATATATGATTTTCATGCATGTACCCTGTTTGATTCTGGGGCGTCCCGATCATTTGTGTCCACTACGTTTGCACGGATGTGCAACTTAGTCACAGAACCTTTACGACAATCCTTGGTGGTGGCTCTTCCCAATGGGGAGATGGTGTGTTGCTCCAAAATTGCGTTAGGCTGTCCTTTGGATTTTGGAGAGAGGACACTGGATGCGGATTTGATAGTATTCAAGTTGCTTGGATTCGAcataattttgggtatggattggttgTATCAGTATTCTGCAAATATTGATTGTAGAAGTCGGGTAATCAGTTTTCAACTCTCAGATGgggattatttagaattcgtgggaagcaaGTTGAAAGCAAGACTAGCAATCATATCAGCAATTCAAGCTAAGAAAGATATAGCTTGTGGAGCGGATGCTTTTTGGGTTCAAGTTGTGGCTACGTCATCTGAGAAAAAGTCTGTAGTAGATATCCCAGTTGTGGATGAATTTCCTGATGTGTTCGTGGAGGAGTTACCTGGATTGCCTCCCGTTCGCGACATGGAATTTGTTATTGATTTGGAACTTGGAGCGGCTCCTGTGCATAAAGCTCCTTATCGCATGGCGCTGGCTAAAttaaaagagttgaagactCAGTTGCAAGAATTGGTTGACAAGGGATTTATTCAGCCCAGTACTTCACCGTGGGGAGCGCCAGTtttgtttgtcaagaagaaagatggtaccctcagaatgtgtatagattatCGGGAGCTTAACAAGGTGACAATTAAGAACAAGTATCCTCTACCAAGGATTGATGATTTGTTTGACCAACTTCAGGGAGCGGCTATCTTTTCGAAGATTGACTTGAGGTCAGGGTACTATCAACTGAGGATAAGGGATAAGGATGTGCCTAAGACTGCTTTCAGAACGAGGTATGGGCATTTTGAATTTAAGGTGATGTCATTTGGGCTAGCTAATGCTCCTGCcgcttttatggatttaatgaatTGGGTGTTTCGACCatttttggattcttttgtgGTGGTATTTCTCGATGAAATTCTGATTTATTCTCGAGACTTGGAGGAACATGCTTGT
Protein-coding sequences here:
- the LOC118348672 gene encoding uncharacterized protein LOC118348672 — translated: MRRQKAREFNDLVQGDMTVEQYARRFMELGRFAPHLIATEELRVERFQEGLRQDIRRQVACLQIMEFQKLVDLASIAERENSFAMGSPPCQKRRSFAGEGSSSGSPQKIIQRAGARSQTISGVRAGGRTLVCPRCSRAHEGNCGQRGIQCYKCGQPGHFARECPRRVQGEQGARGGRRGGRGSQRQVVQARVYAVTPGDVDYKAPETHDAGVITSTFSGLKYLGLIVWCELLVKFHWWLFASGRVRIYDFHACTLFDSGASRSFVSTTFARMCNLVTEPLRQSLVVALPNGEMVCCSKIALGCPLDFGERTLDADLIVFKLLGFDIILGMDWLYQYSANIDCRSRVISFQLSDGDYLEFVGSKLKARLAIISAIQAKKDIACGADAFWVQVVATSSEKKSVVDIPVVDEFPDVFVEELPGLPPVRDMEFVIDLELGAAPVHKAPYRMALAKLKELKTQLQELVDKGFIQPSTSPWGAPVLFVKKKDGTLRMCIDYRELNKVTIKNKYPLPRIDDLFDQLQGAAIFSKIDLRSGYYQLRIRDKDVPKTAFRTRYGHFEFKVMSFGLANAPAAFMDLMNWVFRPFLDSFVVVFLDEILIYSRDLEEHACYLRLALGKLREHQLYAKLSKCEFWLEEVKFLGHVISQEGVAVDPSKVEAVLSWPHPSTVREIRSFLGLAGYYRKFVEGFSRLSGPLTALTRKNVEFVWSDKCERSFQELKRRLTTAPVLALPEPHKPFVIFSDASKFGLDKDGILRFRDRRVIPRDSEFKERILAEAHAAPYSVQPGSTKMYRDLKRNFWWKGMKLDIALFIEKCDTCLQVKAEHQRPAGDSAFAWDTQEYCVGSGPAIHVPFLEEFAGSIGH